A stretch of the Medicago truncatula cultivar Jemalong A17 chromosome 5, MtrunA17r5.0-ANR, whole genome shotgun sequence genome encodes the following:
- the LOC112422197 gene encoding uncharacterized protein: protein MGKWCWRMMVDKEGLWYRVLKARYGEEGGRLKKGDRHSSAWWQSLCRICEWVGEGVGRWFDSNIRRVVGDGRGTYFWHDIWVGEVPLKIKFPRLFDLSVDNECSVEKMWRIIGAAEGRERLWRRRLFAWEEESVRECSMLLHNIVFQETVEDTWTWLLDHMHGYSVRGAYRFLNTTTELGDSHQAVNIWHQQIPSKVSVFVWRLLRNRLPTKDNFVRRRVISHEDAICVSGCGSQETSNHLFLGCDIFGSLWSQIYTYVL, encoded by the exons atgggtaaatggtgttggaggatgatGGTTGACAAAGAGGGATTGTGGTACCGAGTTTTAAAAGCTCGTTATGGTGAGGAGGGGGGTCGGTTGAAAAAGGGAGATAGGCATAGTTCGGCTTGGTGGCAGTCTTTGTGTAGGATCTGTGAATGGGTTGGTGAGGGAGTTGGTAGATGGTTTGATAGTAATATACGGAGGGTGGTTGGAGATGGGAGGGGTACTTACTTCTGGCATGACATCTGGGTTGGGGAAGTtcctttgaaaattaaatttcccCGCCTTTTTGACTTGTCTGTAGACAATGAGTGTTCGGTGGAGAAGATGTGGAGGATTATAGGGGCGGCTGAAGGGAGGGAGAGGTTGTGGCGTCGACGTTTGTTTGCATGGGAGGAGGAGAGCGTGAGGGAGTGTTCTATGTTACTTCATAACATTGTGTTTCAGGAAACTGTAGAGGACACTTGGACGTGGCTGTTAGATCATATGCATGGATATTCGGTTCGGGGGGCTTACCGCTTCCTTAATACCACGACTGAGTTGGGGGATAGCCACCAGGCTGTCAACATTTGGCATCAGCAGATTCCTTCTAAGGTGTCGGTGTTTGTGTGGCGCCTTCTTCGTAATAGACTTCCAactaaggataattttgtacgGCGGAGGGTCATTTCTCATGAGGATGCGATTTGTGTATCTGGTTGCGGGAGTCAAGAGACatcaaatcatttatttttgggaTGTGACATCTTCGGTTCACTTTGGTCTCAG ATCTACACATATGTTCTTTAG
- the LOC11439906 gene encoding extensin-3: MFQAKSLKLVALTLLLVVSYFTFEAYGNALGDPKCDPPCQQLSPPISGYPSYGAPPPPPSGYSIYAPPPPHHHEKGQSKCPPAGGVQCCTPPAPYIYGPPTNPYDTYGPPSTYAPPNPYTYVPYGGGERSAYVVMQFLVPFFMLFSSFILF; this comes from the coding sequence atgtttcaagcAAAGTCACTGAAACTTGTAGCTTTGACCCTTTTGTTAGTAGTGtcttattttacttttgaagcTTATGGGAATGCATTAGGTGATCCTAAATGTGATCCACCATGTCAACAATTATCTCCACCAATTTCTGGTTACCCTTCTTATGGTGCTCCACCACCTCCACCATCTGGTTACTCAATATatgcaccaccaccaccacatcACCATGAGAAAGGGCAGAGTAAGTGTCCTCCTGCTGGTGGTGTTCAGTGTTGTACACCTCCTGCTCCTTACATCTATGGACCTCCTACTAATCCTTATGATACTTATGGACCACCTAGTACTTATGCTCCTCCTAATCCTTACACTTATGTGCCTTATGGTGGAGGTGAACGTTCAGCTTATGTGGTTATGCAATTTCTAGTcccattttttatgttattttcttcttttattctCTTCTGA